Below is a window of Nicotiana tabacum cultivar K326 chromosome 19, ASM71507v2, whole genome shotgun sequence DNA.
ATTATGAAGGACAAAGACATCAGTCACTGTGATTTCGCCATATCTGAAGGATCCTTGGGGGTTTGGCCGTGCAGCACTAGCAGAAACATTCCATCTGCAGATTGATTAATACAATAAAAGTTAGCAACAGATGCTTGAAAATCGAGAACCTCACACTTAAATCTTAAAGTTAGAGCAAAGAGCAGATATGGCTAGATAGTGATCAAGACTACACAACCTTCCTTCTGACATTAAAGCTAACatatttctttatcttttttataCTTTAGGGGGTAGGAGGGTAGAGGGGACAAAATATGGTTTATCTCTACTTTCAGTAACACAAGTTGACAAATTAAATAGTAGCTGATGATACACAATTTTTTGATGAGTAATGATGCACACAATTAACTTGGGGAGATCACATAATTTAACAAAGAATAACTACTAAACTCTACAACCTTATGGATCTCGCTTGACTCATTGAGAAAAATGTGTCAGATTCATTAGGAGGGTCTGGAAGAGGACCTGAAGCGGGTCCTTGTGAATTCGAGTAATGCAAGACAGCAACTCCTACCGACTTCGACCAATCAGAGGAATTAACAAAGCGTGGACTGGCAACAATGTAATAATCACTGCTTGCATTTTGATCCATTGTGACCAGGAATGAATATGATTGACCGACGTGGATATCCAAGCTTGTGTAGTTCTGTTGTACTGTGTACGAACCTTCAGTCTCCACGAGAAGAAGGTTATGGTTTTGGATTCTGAAATTCAAGCTAGTTGAAACACCAACATTGTGTACTCGAAGCCGATACATTTTGCCTGCCATATGTATATGACAAAAGACATTTGTGATAAAAAAGAGTTGCAGTATATATAACTGAATGAAAATTTTGGGCCGGTAATACATTACTGCCCAATGAACTACTAAGAGACACCATTCAGTACAAACACACGGTCAAAACAAGCGAGGAGTTTTTCAATTCCCCTCACTTGAGCCAAGTACAAGGTCTCCCCCACAAAAACAATTACAGTCAATTGACTCGGTTTCTTATCAAGGATTCCCCCAAACTGTGATCCTCAAATGTAAATGAAGCCTTGTGCACATATGCTCAACCTTTAGTAAAGATGCACATTTTTAGGTCAAAATGATTATTAGGCAAAGTATTCCTTTAGATCGATTAGATGTAGAAGTAAATAATTTAACAGCCTTGCTAAATCCAAAGCAACAGATTTTTGTGCAAGTAATCTAACAAAAGCCATAAGCTCCAGTGATGAGAATGACAGTAGCATCTGAACTTCAACCTTTATAATGCATTTCTAATAATCCTCCATCATAATACTTGTTTAAACTTGAAATGGAAATACCATGCAATGGAATGGAATAATGTAAAGGTACTAAAATTTGGCGATGTACTGGAACCATACAGGTAAAGCCCCAACGAGAAGGAAGAATATAATTACCTGGTTCTACATTCACTGACTGGTAGGCTATATCACCTGATACAAGGGCATTATCGTAACGGTAAGGACCTAGCCCATTGAATAGTATACCGTCAGGAGCTCCAAGGCCAACTCCGTTTTCAATGTCTCGTCTGAGTTCCTAATGCCCCAAAGCATTTATAGTGAGCCACTAAATTTTCAAGGATCTACTTTCAACAAAAAACGGGCTGACCAGTTAAAGTTTGCAACTAACCTTATGACTCTTTATAAACCAGTCACTAATAAAGAGTGTGATGTCCCCATCTGGTGTTGCAAACGGCAAAGAAATGATCTTTCTGTTGTTTATAGTGATCCCTCCATATCCACCGGCAGCTCTCTGGAAACTTAGGGaagggaaataaaagaaactgCCAATCTGGTCTTTAACTTGAAACTCATATGTCCAATTCCAGCCAGCAGGAATGGGACAATTCGTGCCAGATACACCATCTTGCCATGAATCCTTTCTCTGCTGGATGCCATTCCTGCACTTAATTACCATATTTATGTTCATCGCAGCATTTAGGCTTGTGCATACCTATAAATTTATCATAGTGGGTTTTATGATTTACCATGTAAGAAGCATAGGTTCATCAAGATCATTTTTGACATTGACAACCACATTCCAGTTAGTAGTGACATTGAGAATTGGTCCTGGAAATTGACCGTTTATTCCAATCACCTGAAAAGATATAAATGTTCATATATCAGCACTAACGTTGTCACTTTAAGAGTAAGATGAAGCTTGAAATGTGGTGCAGTAAATAATCCTAAAGAAAAAGATATAACGTTGATTTCATAACTGTGTCCCATAATAAGGAGTCAGAAAAGGGAACAACCAGAGTATAAGACAGGTTATGAAGATTGGGGAAGAATAAGTCAACCAAAGTGTTCTGAGCCTAGTTGTTGGAACATGATTTGAAGCAAGatatgagatgttgaagaacaTCCACTACAATCCAAAATTTAGTCTTCAAACCATAGATTGTTGAAACAAcatgttggaaactagacactgACCGTGAAAATAAAAGTAGCACTTATCAGCCAAACAGTTCCTTACAACGTGTCACCACTCATGACAGTCAAAATCGTAAGCTAAACAGATTTGCACATACTACTATAGCAGCGCATATAAATTGGAATTAGATATTGATTAATAATAGAATCATAAGTCTTTGCAAGGAAATCACGGAAAGGAGTAACTGATCACTGATCCCCCCAAAGAACCCCTAGGATGTTCTTCGAAGTCAAGCAGAAGAATTATTAGCTTCCAATTCTTCCAACCCCAGAAATCCCAACTAGCATTAAGGCATATTTAACATAGTATCCAGCATGGAGCTGACAAATGATATGAAGTAAAAGTCATAGGTCATAGGTGCAGTTCAAACTCAACGGCTCTAAGGACTTCAAAGTAAAATGGTGTGGTTCAATTATTGATATAACTCAGTCCTGAAGTTGAAGAAGGGAACCTTCAAAAGCATGGGCGGAGCTAAGGGGGGAAGGGGTTCAGCCGAACCCTTCGTCGGAAAATTACATTGTGTATATAAGCAGAGGCAGATGCAGCCTTATAGCACTAAGTTCATATGAACCCAGTACTTTCGATGaagtataaatttatatataaaagttCATTAAAAATTGCAACAAGTATAGGTCTGAACCCgtaattttaaaatatagtaaGTTCAATGCTAagaatcttaaatgttgaactcatagagtttaaatcctggatccgccttgGTATATAAGATCAAACTTTATTATGAACTCCTTTATCAGAAAATTACACTATGTATAAAggtcaaattttatttttatgtctaTTTATTAGATGATAAATCTCCTTAGTTTCTTTGCATGTttactctttttattttctgaattcCCATAGTGAAAATCTTGCCTCCGCCACTGTTATCAGAGAATGGGCAGGAAATTTAAGCTAAATATTTGATACACTATAATGTTGCCCTTTATGGCCAAACGAACATCCTTATAAACATATTCTACTCATTTAATCAGGTAGCTTTACACTATCAAGATAATGCATTTTAGTCACAAGTCTTGCAGAATACACTATTTGCAGCTGTTCAGCAGAATCCAAGTTACCATCGCAACCAAAGCCTTTGCTTTGCGGTGCAAATTTCCCATTTAACCCATCAATTTTGAAGACCCTGGCTTGAAATAGTGAAAGTTCTATACATGTTAAAGCTGGGATTTGCACTCTAATTGAAGGAATAATTTCAACTCTCCTCCACCCCAAGAATGAGTTTAAGCATTATGCGTAGAAACGACGGAAACAGAGTAACATAACTAAATATTACTATAGTAGTAAATTAGAAGCTTATCAGAAGTAAAGATCTGATTTTTAAGTAGAAACAACATATGGGTAGAATCAAGATCAGAGGAAGAACCTGCTGCTTAACTCCAAGAGGAGAAGCTGTGATGTAGGAAACTGTCCAGTCATAATATATATAAGGGTCTCCCGCTAAACAAACTGTTACCAAGCAGAGAAGCAAACtcaagaaagagaaacagaaataATTTGGTAATCCAGAGAACATTTGATAGCGACTCCAACCGTAGCTTTCTTGTTATCTGGTAATTGTTGTAATGCAATGTGaagaaatagaaagaaatggGGGCAACCGTAGCTTTGGGATCTTGAATTGTAACTTTAGAATTTGCTGCCTCTGGTTTCAGTATGAATTGTTGAGTGCACAATAAAGTGCAGACACTGTGGACACAGAGTACTATGGAGAAAAGCACATGTGATGGTAGCCTGAGGTTTTGAGGAAGACAGCTTGGATGTCTGAAAGGGTAATGTTAGGGCCCCACCTTTTATTTCTTGGAATCTGGATTCTGGAATATGAAATGGAGAACTTTGACAAAAAATATTGAATGGCTGATTAGATTTTTGAACTTGCTAATTTTGTGATTCTCCCcttcaaaaaaatttcaaacaCCAAAAGGAAGTCCAAGTACTTTAGCAAAGGATTTTCAAAAAAGGTACCAACTCTCCTTTGAATGACTTTTCCTAAAGAGGAAAACAATTTACTACCCTAGGTCTCGCTGATCATTTGATGTCACCAATACACTCGTACATGTTCTATAGAAATTGCTTGCTCCATATAAAAAGATCCTGTTTAGATTGGTTTTAAAAAAGTTACTTTTCCAAAAAGTTAACTTATTGCTTTTGACTTGTTTTAAACATTTTTTAACTTTGTCAAACactgaaaaaaactaaaaagagcttaaaaattgataaaaactCGAAGGACCAAAACTTTTTATCAAAAGGAATATGCATCAAGTCGCATTCACAAGAAACACATCAACAAGAGTTTACAATGACCATGCATGATAAAGACTCTAACTTTATACCAAACCGGCACTAATCAAGTGTCACAAACTTTGCACGTACACTACTGGGGGATTTTGGTATTTAATGACTATAAAGGGAcggatccatatccacatgcaAATAGGAACGTAAATTCATACACTCAACAAGACCGTGAATTCACACACCCTAACTGATACCTCAAAACAGGAATGTGATTCACATTCTCTAACAACTCAACGACTCATAACAGCCTCACATacttgagtcgattctcttgacaatccctctaacacgcCTTTTGCGAAAACACGCAACGGCGGATCGaggtagggaaaaatccgtatgatattcgtGAGAAAGATTACATT
It encodes the following:
- the LOC107816226 gene encoding monocopper oxidase-like protein SKU5, coding for MFSGLPNYFCFSFLSLLLCLVTVCLAGDPYIYYDWTVSYITASPLGVKQQVIGINGQFPGPILNVTTNWNVVVNVKNDLDEPMLLTWNGIQQRKDSWQDGVSGTNCPIPAGWNWTYEFQVKDQIGSFFYFPSLSFQRAAGGYGGITINNRKIISLPFATPDGDITLFISDWFIKSHKELRRDIENGVGLGAPDGILFNGLGPYRYDNALVSGDIAYQSVNVEPGKMYRLRVHNVGVSTSLNFRIQNHNLLLVETEGSYTVQQNYTSLDIHVGQSYSFLVTMDQNASSDYYIVASPRFVNSSDWSKSVGVAVLHYSNSQGPASGPLPDPPNESDTFFSMSQARSIRWNVSASAARPNPQGSFRYGEITVTDVFVLHNRPAELIEGKRRTTLSGISYLAPSTPLKLAQQFNVPGVFKLDFPNKMMNRPAKVDTSIINGTYKAFVEIIFQNNDTTVQSYHLDGYAFFVVGMDYGLWTENSRSTYNKWDGVARCTTQVFPGAWTAILVFLDNDGIWNLRAQNLDSWYLGQETYVSVVNPETTDKNDVPLPANVIYCGALSPLQKDQAHRVNFSGAPSSKKPINLIFVAFVVALIGSFMR